In the genome of Streptococcus mitis, one region contains:
- a CDS encoding ADP-ribose pyrophosphatase produces the protein MEFEEKTLSRKEIYQGPIFKLVQDQVELPEGKGIAQRDLIFHNGAVCVLAVTDEQKLILVKQYRKAIEAVSYEIPAGKLEVGENTDPVAAALRELEEETAYTGKLELLYDFYSAIGFCNEKLKLYLASDLTKVENPRPQDEDETLEVLEVSLEEAKELIQSGHICDAKTIMAVQYWELHKK, from the coding sequence ATGGAATTTGAAGAAAAAACGCTTAGTCGAAAAGAAATCTATCAAGGCCCAATTTTTAAACTGGTTCAAGATCAGGTTGAATTACCCGAAGGCAAGGGGATTGCCCAACGCGATTTGATTTTCCACAATGGAGCTGTCTGTGTTTTAGCCGTAACGGATGAGCAAAAACTCATCTTGGTCAAGCAGTACCGCAAAGCTATCGAGGCTGTCTCTTACGAAATTCCAGCTGGAAAATTGGAAGTAGGAGAAAATACAGACCCTGTTGCAGCAGCCCTGCGTGAATTAGAGGAAGAAACAGCCTATACAGGGAAGTTAGAACTCTTGTACGATTTTTATTCAGCTATTGGCTTTTGTAATGAGAAGTTAAAACTGTACTTAGCAAGCGATTTGACAAAGGTGGAAAATCCGCGTCCGCAGGATGAAGACGAAACCTTGGAAGTCCTTGAAGTGAGTCTAGAAGAAGCTAAGGAATTGATCCAATCAGGTCATATTTGTGATGCCAAGACAATTATGGCTGTTCAGTATTGGGAATTGCACAAAAAATAG
- the glmU gene encoding bifunctional N-acetylglucosamine-1-phosphate uridyltransferase/glucosamine-1-phosphate acetyltransferase (forms a homotrimer; catalyzes the acetylation of glucosamine-1-phosphate and uridylation of N-acetylglucosamine-1-phosphate to produce UDP-GlcNAc; function in cell wall synthesis) — translation MSNYAIILAAGKGTRMKSDLPKVLHKVAGISMLEHVFRSVGAIQPEKTVTVVGHKAELVEEVLAGQTEFVTQSEQLGTGHAVMMTEPILEGLSGHTLVIAGDTPLITGESLKNLIDFHINHKNVATILTAETDNPFGYGRIVRNDNAEVLRIVEQKDATDFEKQIKEINTGTYVFDNERLFEALKNINTNNAQGEYYITDVIGIFREAGEKVGAYTLKDFDESLGVNDRVALATAESVMRRRINHQHMVNGVSFVNPEAAYIDIDVEIAPEVQIEANVTLKGQTKIGAETVLTNGTYVVDSTIGAGAVITNSMIEESSVAEGVTVGPYAHIRPGSSLAAQVHIGNFVEVKGSSIGENTKAGHLTYIGNCEVGSHVNFGAGTITVNYDGKNKYKTVIGNNVFVGSNSTIIAPVELGDNSLVGAGSTITKDVPADAIAIGRGRQVNKDEYATRLPHHPKNQ, via the coding sequence ATGTCAAATTATGCCATTATTTTAGCAGCGGGTAAAGGAACTCGCATGAAATCTGATTTGCCAAAAGTGTTGCACAAGGTTGCGGGTATTTCTATGCTGGAACATGTTTTCCGTAGTGTGGGAGCTATCCAACCTGAAAAGACAGTAACAGTTGTCGGACACAAGGCAGAATTGGTTGAGGAGGTCTTGGCTGGACAGACAGAATTTGTGACTCAATCTGAACAGTTAGGGACTGGCCATGCAGTTATGATGACAGAGCCTATCTTAGAAGGTTTGTCAGGTCACACCTTGGTCATCGCAGGAGATACTCCTTTAATCACAGGTGAAAGCTTGAAAAACTTGATTGATTTCCACATCAATCATAAAAATGTGGCCACTATCTTGACTGCTGAAACAGATAATCCTTTTGGATATGGACGAATTGTTCGTAATGACAATGCTGAGGTTCTTCGCATTGTTGAGCAGAAGGATGCTACAGATTTTGAAAAGCAAATCAAGGAAATCAATACTGGAACTTACGTCTTTGACAACGAGCGTTTGTTTGAGGCTTTGAAAAATATCAATACCAATAACGCTCAAGGCGAATACTATATTACAGATGTCATTGGCATTTTCCGTGAAGCTGGTGAAAAAGTTGGTGCTTATACTTTGAAAGATTTTGATGAGAGTCTTGGAGTCAACGACCGTGTAGCTCTTGCGACTGCTGAGTCAGTCATGCGTCGTCGCATCAATCATCAACACATGGTCAATGGTGTTAGCTTTGTCAATCCAGAAGCAGCTTATATCGATATTGATGTTGAGATTGCGCCTGAAGTTCAAATCGAAGCCAATGTTACCTTGAAAGGGCAAACGAAAATTGGTGCTGAGACTGTTTTGACAAACGGTACTTATGTAGTGGACAGCACTATCGGAGCAGGAGCTGTCATTACCAACTCTATGATTGAGGAAAGCAGTGTTGCAGAAGGCGTAACTGTCGGTCCGTATGCCCACATTCGTCCAGGTTCAAGTCTAGCTGCTCAAGTTCATATTGGCAATTTTGTTGAGGTTAAAGGGTCTTCAATCGGTGAAAATACCAAGGCTGGTCATTTGACTTATATCGGAAACTGTGAAGTGGGTAGCCACGTTAATTTCGGCGCAGGAACCATTACAGTCAACTATGACGGCAAAAACAAATACAAGACAGTCATTGGCAACAATGTCTTTGTTGGTTCAAATTCAACCATTATTGCGCCAGTTGAGTTAGGTGACAATTCCCTCGTTGGTGCTGGTTCAACTATTACCAAAGACGTTCCAGCAGATGCGATTGCTATTGGACGTGGTCGTCAGGTCAACAAAGATGAATATGCAACTCGCCTCCCTCATCATCCTAAGAATCAGTAG